In one Butyrivibrio proteoclasticus B316 genomic region, the following are encoded:
- a CDS encoding class I SAM-dependent rRNA methyltransferase: MSKKEITTANAVAIIKKREGREFKAGGAWIYDNEIDRVEGSFENGDVIEVHDFDDYFLGYGFINEKSKIRIRMMSRKKDHPVNEELIEKRVRDAWEYRKATMADYMLEYLAPDNSDNSYALGADEYTRLSCRLIFGEADFLPGITIDKFADVLVIESLALGTDRMKDIILDKCKKVLAEDGVQIKGIYERSDAKVRELEGLERTKGFIGDKFDTKVLIEENGVKYYVDVENGQKTGFFLDQKFNRQSIRGLCKGKKVLDCFTHTGSFALNAAAGGASSVLGVDASDLGCRQAEENAALNGLEKIASFQCADVFELLPDLEKKGEKFDVVILDPPAFTKSRASIKKAATGYKEINMRGMKLVKDGGYLATCSCSHFMDEELFLKTIADAARDAHKRLRQVEFRQQAADHPILWGGAASYYLKFVIFQVCDEI, translated from the coding sequence ATGAGCAAAAAAGAAATCACTACCGCAAATGCAGTAGCAATAATTAAAAAGAGAGAAGGACGTGAGTTCAAGGCAGGCGGTGCCTGGATCTATGACAATGAAATAGACAGAGTGGAAGGCTCTTTTGAAAATGGTGATGTTATAGAAGTCCACGATTTTGATGACTATTTTCTTGGATACGGATTTATAAATGAGAAGTCCAAGATAAGGATCCGCATGATGTCCAGGAAAAAAGATCATCCGGTTAATGAAGAGCTTATTGAAAAAAGAGTCAGAGATGCCTGGGAGTATAGAAAGGCAACTATGGCTGACTATATGCTCGAGTATCTGGCGCCTGACAATAGTGATAATAGCTATGCTCTTGGTGCAGATGAGTACACAAGACTTTCCTGCAGACTTATCTTTGGCGAGGCAGATTTCCTTCCCGGCATCACAATTGATAAGTTCGCAGATGTACTTGTAATTGAATCACTTGCTCTTGGAACGGATCGCATGAAAGATATTATCCTTGATAAGTGCAAAAAAGTGCTGGCTGAGGATGGAGTACAGATAAAGGGAATTTACGAGAGAAGTGATGCCAAAGTTCGTGAGCTTGAGGGACTTGAGCGCACTAAGGGATTTATAGGAGATAAATTTGATACCAAGGTTTTAATAGAAGAAAATGGTGTCAAATACTATGTTGATGTGGAAAATGGCCAGAAGACAGGCTTTTTCCTTGACCAGAAGTTTAATAGACAGTCAATCAGAGGACTTTGTAAGGGTAAAAAAGTACTGGACTGCTTTACACATACCGGCTCTTTTGCCCTGAACGCTGCTGCAGGAGGAGCTTCATCAGTTCTTGGAGTTGATGCATCAGACCTTGGATGCAGACAGGCCGAAGAGAACGCAGCACTTAACGGGCTAGAGAAGATTGCATCTTTCCAGTGTGCAGATGTGTTTGAGCTTCTTCCTGATCTTGAGAAAAAGGGCGAGAAGTTTGACGTGGTAATCCTCGATCCACCTGCTTTTACCAAATCCAGAGCTTCTATCAAGAAGGCTGCTACAGGTTATAAAGAAATCAATATGCGCGGAATGAAGCTTGTCAAGGACGGAGGCTATCTTGCAACCTGCTCTTGTTCGCATTTCATGGATGAAGAATTATTCTTAAAAACAATTGCGGATGCGGCAAGAGATGCACACAAGCGCCTAAGGCAGGTTGAATTCAGGCAGCAGGCGGCTGATCATCCAATTCTTTGGGGTGGCGCTGCTTCATATTACCTTAAATTCGTGATTTTCCAGGTATGTGACGAAATATAA
- a CDS encoding polysaccharide pyruvyl transferase family protein — protein MNMKALNAKLRKAFIIINRNGVILSMINYPARRKRINLNWTPIWKSVGENVYYKIDTDKQNFGDYLALPIYDYMTDRFGLDKNKKVKKTRHLYTIGSIILLGYQDATVWGSGLLRTDPEGSVWKRSSYRKLDIRCVRGPETKRRLMENGYDVSRCLFGDPGVLMPLIYTPQEYDEKKEYSVILHMNRKNKGIDNQIDVLTNDWKKTIDQIYNSKLIISSSLHGCIIAEAYGIPAILLDCVEKDDRFKYDDYYHSTGRYDYPVCTTVEEGLKMPIPEVPDLSELQDNLIKSFPKDLWD, from the coding sequence ATGAACATGAAAGCCTTGAATGCCAAGCTGCGAAAAGCCTTTATAATTATAAATAGAAACGGGGTAATTCTTTCAATGATCAATTATCCCGCTAGAAGAAAACGAATAAATCTCAACTGGACCCCTATCTGGAAGTCTGTTGGTGAAAATGTTTATTATAAAATCGATACAGACAAACAGAATTTTGGAGATTACCTCGCTCTTCCAATTTATGACTATATGACAGACAGATTCGGATTGGATAAAAATAAAAAGGTAAAAAAGACCAGGCATTTATATACAATCGGATCGATCATTCTTTTGGGATATCAGGACGCAACCGTTTGGGGAAGCGGTTTACTGCGGACAGATCCTGAAGGATCTGTGTGGAAACGTAGCAGCTACAGAAAGCTTGATATCAGATGTGTCAGAGGCCCAGAAACCAAAAGAAGACTTATGGAAAACGGATATGATGTCAGTCGTTGCCTTTTTGGAGATCCAGGTGTATTGATGCCTCTTATATATACTCCACAAGAATATGACGAAAAGAAAGAATATTCAGTTATTCTTCATATGAATCGTAAAAATAAAGGCATAGATAACCAGATTGATGTTCTAACTAATGACTGGAAAAAGACAATTGACCAGATATATAACAGCAAACTGATCATCAGCAGCTCACTTCATGGCTGTATTATTGCCGAAGCTTATGGCATTCCAGCAATTCTATTGGATTGTGTCGAAAAAGACGATCGTTTCAAATACGATGACTACTACCATAGTACAGGAAGATATGATTATCCTGTTTGTACCACAGTTGAAGAAGGGCTTAAGATGCCTATTCCTGAAGTTCCCGATTTGTCTGAACTTCAGGATAATCTTATAAAGAGCTTTCCAAAAGATTTGTGGGATTGA
- a CDS encoding glycoside hydrolase family 31 protein — translation MIRKYKIGNPIETDSVVVDIGLENEVIPYFEKNDEKKELALLLGKDDQVYGLGETVRGINKRGYIYTSFCADDPNHTEDKRSLYAAQNFFVVWGVNSVFGMYVDTPGRVSFDIGYSDKDYFLIDFEDFDAYIYVIEGLDVLDIVKQFRGIIGKSYIPPRWAFGFGQSRWSYMNEQEVREVVDNYDKQGIPIDSVYLDIDYMERYKDFTVSDERFPEFESFVKEMADKNIHLVPIIDAGVKIEEGYDVYEEGVKNDYFCKKENGDKLVAAVWPGKVHFPDFLNEDARKWFGDKYKVLLDKGIDGFWNDMNEPAIFYTEDHLKEVFEQLHDFEGKNLDIESFFNMQGIVGGLANNDEDYRRFYHEYKGKRYRHDKVHNLFGYNMTRAAGEAFERLSPDKRILMFSRSSYIGMHRYGGVWCGDNKSWWSHLLLNIQQMPALNMCGFLYSGADVGGFGADVTEDLLMRWIEFGIFTPLFRDHSAKGTRRQELYRFKDTTGFRNIIQLRYALIPYLYSEFMKAVNNDEMLFKPLCFEYSQDEMAREVEDQLLVGESIMIAPVYKQNAKGRYVYLPEDMKLCRFRSFDDYDVEVIGKGHHFISAELNEVLVFIRKGHALPIAAPASRTEKIDYSDLKYECYECQGEDYDLYTDDGISR, via the coding sequence ATGATCAGAAAATACAAAATAGGAAATCCCATAGAAACAGATTCAGTTGTAGTTGATATCGGTTTGGAAAATGAAGTAATCCCTTACTTTGAAAAGAATGATGAAAAGAAAGAGTTAGCTCTTTTGCTGGGGAAAGATGATCAGGTATACGGACTTGGAGAAACTGTGCGCGGAATCAACAAGAGAGGCTATATCTATACGAGCTTTTGCGCTGATGATCCTAACCATACAGAGGATAAGCGTTCTCTTTATGCTGCACAGAATTTCTTTGTTGTATGGGGAGTTAACAGTGTTTTTGGAATGTATGTTGATACACCGGGGAGAGTGTCATTTGACATAGGTTATTCAGATAAGGACTATTTTCTTATAGATTTTGAGGATTTTGATGCTTATATATATGTAATTGAAGGTTTGGATGTTTTGGATATAGTTAAGCAGTTTAGGGGAATTATCGGTAAGAGCTATATTCCGCCAAGATGGGCTTTTGGCTTTGGTCAGAGCAGATGGAGCTATATGAATGAACAGGAGGTAAGAGAGGTTGTCGATAATTACGACAAGCAGGGAATACCAATCGACAGTGTTTACCTCGACATCGATTACATGGAAAGATACAAGGATTTCACTGTAAGTGATGAGAGATTTCCTGAGTTTGAGTCTTTTGTGAAAGAGATGGCGGATAAGAATATTCATCTTGTTCCGATCATTGATGCAGGAGTCAAGATTGAGGAAGGATACGACGTCTACGAAGAAGGTGTTAAAAACGACTATTTCTGCAAAAAAGAGAATGGGGATAAGCTTGTTGCGGCTGTATGGCCGGGAAAGGTTCATTTTCCAGACTTTTTGAATGAAGATGCCAGAAAGTGGTTTGGAGATAAGTACAAGGTTCTTTTGGATAAGGGAATAGATGGCTTTTGGAATGACATGAATGAGCCTGCTATTTTTTATACAGAGGATCATCTGAAAGAGGTATTTGAGCAGCTTCATGACTTTGAAGGCAAGAACCTTGATATAGAGTCATTTTTTAATATGCAGGGAATTGTTGGCGGACTTGCCAATAATGATGAAGATTATAGAAGATTCTATCATGAGTATAAGGGCAAGAGATATAGACATGATAAGGTTCACAACCTCTTCGGTTATAACATGACGAGGGCAGCAGGAGAGGCATTTGAGAGATTGTCTCCGGATAAGAGAATTCTCATGTTCTCAAGATCATCATATATTGGAATGCACAGATACGGCGGAGTTTGGTGTGGTGATAATAAGTCATGGTGGAGCCATCTTCTTCTCAATATTCAGCAGATGCCTGCACTTAATATGTGCGGATTTTTGTATAGCGGAGCAGATGTAGGCGGTTTTGGGGCAGATGTGACTGAGGACCTTTTGATGCGCTGGATAGAGTTTGGCATATTCACACCTCTTTTCAGGGATCATTCTGCAAAAGGCACAAGAAGACAGGAATTATACAGGTTCAAGGATACTACAGGATTTAGAAATATCATTCAGCTCAGGTATGCTCTTATTCCTTATCTTTATTCTGAGTTTATGAAGGCTGTTAATAATGATGAAATGCTGTTCAAACCTCTTTGCTTTGAGTATTCACAAGACGAGATGGCAAGAGAAGTAGAAGATCAGCTCCTCGTAGGAGAGAGCATCATGATAGCCCCAGTTTACAAGCAGAATGCTAAGGGAAGATACGTATATCTTCCTGAAGATATGAAGCTGTGCAGATTTAGAAGCTTTGATGATTATGATGTTGAAGTTATAGGAAAAGGCCATCACTTTATTTCTGCTGAGCTAAATGAAGTACTTGTATTTATCAGAAAGGGCCATGCGCTTCCTATTGCTGCTCCGGCAAGCAGAACAGAGAAAATTGATTATTCTGATCTTAAATACGAGTGCTATGAATGCCAGGGAGAGGACTACGACTTGTATACAGACGATGGAATCTCACGCTAA
- a CDS encoding Na+/H+ antiporter NhaC family protein: MFINSFWSLLPAIIAIALALITKEVYSSLFIGIVVGGLLYSGFSFTGTIEHVFVDGMISQLSDSWNVGILIFLVVLGTMVMLMNRAGGSAAFGKWAVTHVKTKTGAQIATIILGMLIFIDDYFNCLTVGSVMRPVTDKHKISREKLAYLIDATAAPICIIAPISSWAAAVTGFVDGVNGLTLFVRAIPYNFYALLTIVMMFALTLMNFDYGSMKLAEEHMKIKDFNAPFGDGEGLLGASDQPHPPTSQKGKVIHLIFPIVSLIICCIIGMIYTGGFFDGASFVQAFSDADASVGLVYGSVVALLLTIVFFMATRVLSFKDCMNSIPEGFKSMVPAILVLTFAWTLKSMTDSLGAATYVAGIFENFADNGAIMSFIPALVFVIATFLAFATGTSWGTFGILIPIVVNVFGSNMNNELMIISISACMAGAVCGDHCSPISDTTIMASAGAQCDHIKHVSTQLPYAMTAAVVSFASYIVSGFVRNWIICLGVGIVLMIGTLFVIRNMKKN, from the coding sequence ATGTTCATTAACTCTTTCTGGTCCTTACTTCCGGCAATCATTGCTATTGCTCTTGCCCTTATTACCAAGGAAGTATATTCATCACTGTTTATTGGAATTGTAGTTGGAGGTCTCTTGTACTCCGGCTTTAGTTTCACAGGAACAATAGAGCACGTCTTTGTAGATGGTATGATAAGTCAGCTCTCCGATTCCTGGAATGTTGGAATTCTCATATTCCTGGTCGTTCTAGGAACCATGGTTATGCTCATGAACAGAGCCGGCGGTTCTGCAGCCTTTGGAAAATGGGCAGTTACCCATGTTAAAACCAAGACCGGTGCCCAGATTGCTACTATTATCCTGGGAATGCTAATCTTTATTGATGACTATTTTAACTGTCTGACTGTAGGCTCAGTAATGCGCCCCGTAACAGACAAACACAAGATTTCAAGAGAAAAGCTTGCATATCTTATCGATGCAACAGCTGCTCCTATCTGCATCATTGCTCCTATTTCTTCCTGGGCAGCCGCTGTAACAGGCTTCGTTGATGGTGTTAACGGTCTGACTCTCTTCGTAAGAGCCATTCCTTATAACTTCTATGCACTTCTTACCATCGTCATGATGTTTGCTCTTACTCTTATGAACTTTGATTATGGTTCAATGAAACTTGCAGAAGAACATATGAAGATAAAAGATTTTAATGCTCCATTTGGAGATGGTGAAGGCCTGCTCGGCGCAAGCGATCAGCCACATCCTCCTACTTCACAGAAGGGTAAAGTCATCCACCTGATCTTCCCAATTGTCTCTCTTATTATCTGCTGTATCATCGGAATGATATATACCGGTGGATTCTTTGATGGCGCAAGTTTTGTTCAGGCATTTTCCGATGCAGATGCTTCTGTTGGTCTTGTTTACGGCTCAGTTGTAGCACTTCTGCTCACAATAGTCTTTTTCATGGCTACAAGAGTTCTCAGCTTCAAAGATTGCATGAACTCAATTCCTGAAGGTTTCAAGAGTATGGTTCCGGCTATCCTGGTACTGACATTTGCCTGGACGCTGAAATCCATGACAGACTCCCTTGGAGCTGCAACTTATGTGGCAGGCATCTTTGAAAACTTTGCAGATAACGGCGCAATTATGAGTTTCATTCCTGCCCTCGTATTTGTAATAGCTACTTTCCTTGCTTTTGCTACCGGAACTTCATGGGGAACCTTTGGAATTCTTATTCCTATCGTAGTTAATGTGTTTGGTTCAAACATGAATAATGAACTAATGATCATTTCTATTTCAGCATGTATGGCCGGCGCTGTTTGCGGAGATCACTGCTCACCGATATCAGATACTACTATCATGGCAAGTGCAGGCGCTCAGTGTGACCACATCAAGCACGTTTCAACTCAGCTCCCATATGCTATGACAGCAGCAGTTGTATCTTTTGCTTCTTACATTGTTTCCGGATTTGTCAGAAACTGGATCATCTGCCTTGGTGTAGGAATTGTACTTATGATTGGAACACTCTTTGTCATTAGGAATATGAAAAAGAACTGA
- a CDS encoding CPBP family intramembrane glutamic endopeptidase: MKKLLEESAMTQTINELIGSVVQILLFTLIPFIWWLITARKKENFFSWIGLKKPVGDKKKILLFILGAFVICEVVGMILNNTILKTEWNVSPFAGEGIGGLLAAVLYSYFHTAFSEEIIYRGFLQKRLQKALGFTAGTLVQAFIFGASHVILSYNLITFTEGVALLLYPMLPAILIAFINEKKCEGSILPGWLIHGTLNVITHVSQLW; the protein is encoded by the coding sequence ATGAAAAAATTATTGGAGGAATCAGCAATGACACAGACAATCAATGAATTAATAGGCTCAGTAGTACAGATACTTCTTTTTACGTTGATACCATTTATATGGTGGCTTATAACTGCAAGGAAAAAGGAGAATTTCTTCTCCTGGATAGGGCTTAAAAAGCCAGTTGGGGATAAGAAAAAAATACTATTATTCATTCTTGGTGCATTTGTCATATGTGAAGTGGTCGGTATGATCCTGAATAATACCATTTTGAAAACTGAATGGAATGTATCACCGTTTGCGGGAGAAGGAATTGGCGGACTTTTGGCCGCAGTTTTGTATTCTTATTTTCACACAGCATTTTCCGAGGAAATAATCTATCGTGGTTTCCTTCAGAAAAGACTTCAGAAAGCACTTGGGTTTACGGCAGGAACACTTGTGCAAGCTTTCATTTTCGGAGCATCGCATGTTATTCTGTCATATAATCTGATCACATTTACTGAAGGCGTTGCACTACTTCTTTATCCGATGCTACCTGCAATTCTCATTGCATTTATCAATGAAAAGAAATGTGAAGGTTCAATACTTCCCGGCTGGCTCATTCACGGAACATTAAATGTAATAACACATGTATCTCAGTTGTGGTAA
- a CDS encoding ABC transporter ATP-binding protein, translating to MGVWKVLWKLTKEAARYKGLYVIAILATFGLTAVNLTAPKVLSNMVGIVGKGVDEAALSQLKGLALALLILYLLRVLFRFLSNYLAHRAAWYLVGDLRSRLYDKLQSLDLGFFHDKQTGDLMSRIVNDTRDFELLYAHMIPDMITNVVTFVGVLVILLTVNVKLALITCFPIPLILISGVIFAKVVRPFFRASQKSMGELNAQLQDSLSGLHEIQAFGQEKYESERIKTKSFDQVRAMLRALRASGIFHPSVEFLSSIGTILVVFFGGYLAYKNQLGVADIVAFMLYLSLFYQPVSGLARLIEDLQQSLAGAERVALILDTPSAISDSEDAEELTDVKGAVAFENVSFHYSNEVPVLKDVSFSCKPGMMVALVGPTGVGKTTATQLISRFYDPQHGRVLIDGKDIKHVTLESLRHNISPVLQDTFLFNGTIAENIGYARPDATRQEIIAAAKAANIHDDILNMPKLYDTQVGERGLRLSGGQKQRVAIARAILRNSPIIILDEATASVDVQTEKQIQAAISQMAGKRTIIAIAHRLSTIINADLILVIHEGRIVEQGTHQELLDKKGFYYEMQKVQL from the coding sequence ATGGGTGTATGGAAAGTATTGTGGAAGCTGACCAAAGAAGCAGCGCGCTACAAGGGGTTATATGTAATTGCAATTCTGGCAACATTTGGATTAACAGCAGTCAATCTCACTGCTCCAAAGGTTCTCTCAAATATGGTAGGAATAGTTGGTAAAGGTGTAGATGAAGCTGCTCTTTCACAGTTAAAAGGACTGGCTCTGGCACTCCTTATTCTGTATCTTCTAAGAGTACTCTTTAGATTTCTTAGTAATTATCTTGCTCACAGGGCCGCCTGGTATCTTGTCGGCGACCTTAGAAGCAGACTCTATGACAAACTTCAAAGTCTTGATCTTGGCTTTTTCCATGATAAACAGACAGGTGATCTTATGAGCAGGATTGTCAATGACACAAGGGACTTCGAGCTCCTCTATGCCCACATGATCCCTGATATGATCACTAATGTCGTGACCTTTGTTGGGGTCCTTGTCATTCTACTTACAGTAAATGTTAAGCTTGCACTTATTACATGTTTCCCAATACCACTTATTCTTATTTCAGGAGTTATCTTTGCCAAGGTCGTAAGGCCATTTTTCAGGGCTTCTCAAAAGAGTATGGGCGAACTCAATGCACAACTTCAGGATTCATTATCAGGCCTTCACGAAATACAGGCTTTTGGCCAGGAAAAATATGAAAGTGAGCGCATTAAAACCAAGAGCTTTGATCAGGTCAGAGCTATGTTGCGGGCACTAAGAGCCAGTGGAATCTTCCATCCAAGTGTTGAGTTTCTCTCATCCATCGGAACAATTCTTGTAGTATTTTTCGGTGGTTACCTTGCTTACAAGAATCAGCTTGGGGTTGCGGATATCGTTGCTTTTATGCTCTATCTCTCGCTCTTTTACCAGCCGGTATCAGGACTAGCCAGACTCATAGAAGATCTTCAACAGTCACTTGCTGGTGCAGAAAGAGTTGCCCTCATCCTTGATACTCCTTCAGCTATCTCTGATTCAGAGGACGCAGAAGAACTCACCGATGTAAAGGGAGCTGTTGCCTTTGAAAATGTAAGTTTCCACTACAGCAACGAAGTTCCTGTTTTAAAAGATGTTTCTTTTTCCTGCAAACCAGGGATGATGGTTGCCCTTGTAGGACCTACTGGAGTTGGTAAAACCACTGCAACTCAGCTGATTTCCAGATTCTATGACCCTCAGCATGGCCGCGTTCTGATTGATGGAAAAGATATTAAGCACGTGACTCTTGAAAGCCTTAGGCATAACATCTCCCCAGTTCTGCAGGATACATTTCTTTTTAACGGCACAATTGCCGAGAACATAGGCTACGCAAGGCCTGATGCCACAAGACAGGAAATAATAGCTGCTGCCAAGGCGGCCAATATTCACGACGACATTCTCAATATGCCAAAGCTATATGATACTCAGGTTGGAGAAAGAGGACTCAGGCTCTCCGGTGGACAGAAGCAGCGAGTAGCTATTGCCAGAGCTATACTCAGGAATTCTCCTATCATAATTCTGGACGAAGCTACTGCTTCTGTAGATGTTCAGACTGAAAAACAGATTCAGGCTGCGATCAGTCAGATGGCTGGAAAGCGGACAATTATCGCAATTGCCCACAGACTTTCCACCATCATAAACGCAGACCTGATCCTGGTAATCCATGAAGGACGTATTGTTGAACAGGGAACCCATCAGGAGCTCCTTGACAAGAAGGGCTTCTACTACGAAATGCAGAAGGTGCAGCTGTAA
- a CDS encoding ABC transporter permease: MNIISKLTLRHLLENKKRSVVTILGIATSTALISAILLGVFSFFNFFGYISVQTSGAAHAAFEKVSKEQYEALLADDTLKAVGLREVEEEKTGVRLLTNTEERFRVGNIDHATQEDFEMRVVSDYEGTLPSNSSEIAVEEKFLTDNGLNLKVGDKLTFEEGYRYFDNELEGFGYLGGNYRSDELFKANSTETCTITAILHGNRATRDWDILRGMDENYYPNQDKAKVSIMLKKCDRSSIKQIKTLIKNYGIKKYTINTEYLLSRFAFEGSAGSYKRFFVLMGIALAIVIATSVILIFNSIGMSLTERMRYLGMLASVGATARQKRFSIYYEVFVLGLIGIPLGLLFGYIGTKITLSILGRRILEADILAGAEGMRGTISIVVQPPVIAAIIIFSALTILISVLVPGIKAARIMPIDALRQSTTIKIKARKLRVNPLISKIFGYEGELAYKNIKRNGVKGKVITVSIAVSIILFLTLNFFCRSVDRANSYNVDIPYQIIASCLLDESDRLREEIMEMDGVTDVYCSGLIHFSLKKQPEDTYTTLANTDIADRAFLTESFREKTDAFDLYTMAVEIVDDEDFNEILDKNGLSREDYYSGKLRGVLLNSYFHEAKDTPVFNEGIIGQSLHYDEVMGFPPAIEVAALVPYTDDSKVFDYIPKGTMTVFVPRSVYYEKAKEVLPEDKLTLDLAVETTDNKAVYSKIYQLLMEEGYHNYYCTDLTDSLKVMDTITLMLNTAMYGFSALLTLIAIANIVNTISTGVLLRRKEFAMYKSVGLDNRGFKKMIWLEVFLYGFKALFWGLPISLFLSFMMYRSFDSELFTFSPNLAFYGVVIVAVFGILGISMGLSIHKIKDDNIIEALKEDAV; the protein is encoded by the coding sequence ATGAATATCATATCGAAGTTAACACTAAGGCACCTTTTGGAAAACAAGAAAAGATCTGTAGTAACAATTCTTGGTATAGCTACTTCAACAGCGCTTATCAGCGCTATTCTTCTGGGTGTATTTTCTTTCTTTAACTTTTTTGGCTATATATCAGTTCAGACTTCCGGAGCTGCACATGCTGCTTTTGAGAAAGTGTCAAAAGAGCAGTATGAGGCCCTTCTTGCGGATGATACATTAAAGGCAGTTGGCCTAAGGGAGGTTGAAGAAGAAAAGACAGGCGTAAGGTTATTAACGAATACAGAGGAAAGATTCAGAGTCGGGAACATAGACCACGCTACACAAGAAGATTTTGAAATGAGAGTTGTTTCAGACTACGAGGGTACCTTGCCTTCAAACTCGTCTGAAATAGCGGTGGAAGAAAAGTTCCTTACAGATAATGGACTGAATCTAAAGGTTGGAGATAAGCTCACATTTGAAGAGGGCTACAGATACTTTGACAATGAGCTTGAAGGCTTTGGATACCTTGGTGGGAATTACAGGTCTGACGAATTATTTAAAGCAAACTCTACAGAGACCTGCACCATTACAGCAATTCTGCATGGAAACCGCGCTACCAGGGATTGGGATATTCTCAGAGGAATGGATGAAAACTATTATCCAAACCAGGATAAAGCTAAAGTCTCTATAATGCTTAAAAAATGTGACAGATCATCGATCAAACAGATAAAGACTCTGATCAAAAACTATGGAATCAAAAAGTACACGATAAATACTGAGTATCTTCTTAGCAGATTCGCTTTTGAAGGTAGTGCCGGTTCCTACAAAAGATTTTTTGTACTTATGGGAATTGCACTGGCAATTGTAATAGCAACTTCAGTTATCCTTATATTTAACTCTATAGGGATGTCCCTTACAGAGAGGATGAGATATCTTGGGATGTTGGCAAGCGTTGGTGCCACGGCCCGTCAAAAGAGATTTTCAATCTACTACGAAGTCTTTGTACTAGGCCTTATTGGTATTCCACTGGGACTTCTCTTTGGATATATAGGAACAAAGATAACGCTGTCTATACTTGGAAGAAGAATCCTTGAAGCAGATATCCTGGCAGGAGCTGAGGGAATGAGGGGCACGATTTCAATAGTAGTCCAGCCACCTGTGATTGCAGCTATTATTATCTTTTCTGCACTTACAATATTGATTTCTGTTTTGGTGCCTGGAATTAAGGCGGCCAGGATCATGCCTATAGATGCCCTCAGACAGAGCACAACCATCAAGATTAAGGCAAGAAAACTACGTGTCAATCCGCTTATCAGCAAGATATTTGGTTACGAGGGAGAGCTTGCCTACAAGAATATAAAGAGAAATGGAGTTAAAGGAAAGGTGATCACAGTGTCCATTGCTGTTTCTATAATACTTTTCCTGACTCTCAATTTCTTTTGCAGATCAGTGGACAGAGCTAACAGTTATAACGTTGATATTCCCTATCAGATAATAGCTTCCTGCTTACTTGATGAAAGCGACAGGTTAAGAGAAGAAATCATGGAGATGGATGGAGTAACAGATGTTTATTGTTCTGGACTGATCCATTTCTCCTTAAAAAAGCAACCAGAGGACACGTATACAACTCTGGCCAACACAGATATTGCTGATAGAGCTTTTTTGACAGAGAGTTTTAGAGAAAAGACCGATGCCTTTGATCTGTATACTATGGCTGTAGAAATAGTTGATGATGAAGATTTTAATGAGATACTTGATAAAAACGGGCTTTCCAGGGAGGATTACTATTCGGGTAAACTTAGAGGAGTTCTACTAAACAGCTATTTTCATGAGGCTAAGGATACACCTGTATTTAATGAAGGCATCATTGGTCAGAGCCTTCATTATGACGAGGTCATGGGCTTTCCGCCTGCAATTGAAGTGGCTGCTCTGGTTCCCTATACAGATGACAGTAAAGTCTTTGACTATATACCAAAAGGGACAATGACAGTATTTGTTCCCAGGTCAGTTTATTATGAGAAGGCAAAAGAGGTACTTCCTGAGGATAAGCTGACGCTGGACCTTGCAGTTGAGACTACAGATAATAAGGCTGTTTATTCCAAAATCTATCAGCTTCTGATGGAAGAGGGATATCACAATTATTATTGCACAGATCTAACAGATTCCCTGAAAGTAATGGACACTATTACACTTATGCTCAACACGGCTATGTACGGCTTTTCAGCATTATTGACGCTTATAGCTATTGCAAATATTGTGAATACTATTTCTACAGGTGTCCTCTTGAGGAGAAAAGAGTTTGCTATGTATAAGTCGGTAGGCCTTGATAATAGAGGTTTTAAAAAGATGATATGGCTTGAAGTGTTCCTATATGGTTTTAAGGCCTTGTTCTGGGGACTTCCGATATCTCTTTTCTTAAGTTTCATGATGTACCGTTCATTTGATTCTGAGCTGTTTACTTTTAGTCCAAACCTTGCCTTTTATGGCGTGGTTATAGTTGCCGTATTTGGAATACTGGGAATCAGCATGGGCCTTAGCATACACAAGATCAAGGACGACAATATCATAGAAGCCCTGAAAGAAGACGCAGTCTAA